GTCCGTGAGTCAGTTTCAAACACAACATCTCTAACTCCAATATCCCATGCAAAGGTGACAGCTTCATCCATTGCTTTTCCTTCTGCTTCCAATGGACCTAGCGGTAAGGGAAGGTGTTTGCTCATAGCTGCAACCACCGATCCTTCGTGGTCCCAAATTAAGACACCTACTCCCACAGAGTTGAGCTGGTCGAAGATAGCAGCGTCCACGTTGACCTTATACCATGGTGGAGATGGTGGGACCCAGCGTGGGTCCATGGCGTCCCTATGTTGTGGTGGGCGATGATGCGCTAGCTGGAATTCGCAAAGCAGGGTGCGAGCTTTATGGAGAATTTCATGACACGTTTGTCTTGGCTGGCCTACACGTACTTGGTTTCTACTAAACCACATGCACCAAGTGATAGTGATAATGAGTTCAAGAATATCATTTCCAACGTGCTGCATGTATATGAGGTACCAAAGCCAATCCGCAAAATCATGGAAATGGATTCCATGCATGTCAAAAGGGATGCCCGAGATAGCCCATAGTTCAACGGCTTTTGTGCACTCCCAGAATAAGTGGGTTGTAGTTTCCGTCGCTAATCCACAAGCTTCACAGAGGGGCTCGTCAAGCACCTTTCTATGACAGAGATTCTCTTTGGTGGGGAGGATATTACGGCATGCTCGCCAAGTGAAGGTCTTGATTTTATTTGGAGCATGCAAACTCCAAATCTTTTTCCAGAACGAGCTTATATCATGGCTTGTGGAGGGGGACCCAGTGGTGCTTTGCAAATGCAGAGAAAGGGCGAGCTTGTAGGCACTATTCACAGTGAAGGTTCCTCTAGGTGTGTAAGCCCAGACCTGTCGATCTCGGTTCCCATTTTTGTTGATGGGGAtgcttagaattttttttgcatcatGGGGAAGGAAGGCTACATTGATCAAGTTATGTTTCCATTCACCCACCGTGTTGTCTATAAGAGTGCTGACAGTGGAGCTTTCGGGTAGGACACTGTAGGGTGGAGAGGTGATCATAAAGGTGGACGGTTGAGGCAGCCACTTATCCTTCCAAATATTGATGGATGCTCCATCTCCAACCTGCCATCGACAACCTGCCTTGACAATATTTTGAGCCGCCATAATGCTACGCCATGCATATGATGGCTTTGAACCTAGTTCAGCATGGAGGAAGTCACTGTTGGGAAAATAGCGTGCTTTGAGGACACGGTGCACCAGggagtgtgtgtttgtttgcaATCGCCATCCTTGTTTTGCCAAGAGTGCTAAGTTAAAGGTTGGTAGATCACGAAAGCCAAGTCCACCGTCTTGTTTTGGAGTGCAAATTTTGTTCCAACTAAGCCATGCTATCTTGTTTTTTCCATTTGattgtccccaccaaaaccgACGAACCATGGCAGTTAAGTCATCACAAAGTGTGTCAAGGAGTTTGAAGACACTCATGGTGTAAGTGGGTATAGCCTGTGCCACTGCTTTAATAAGAATTTCCTTCCCTGCTTGAGAAAGcattttttccttccaacctGATAGTTTCTTGTCAAGCTTTTCCTTTAGGGCATGGAAAGTGTTCGCCTTAGAGCGGCCAACAAGAGATGGAAGGCCTAGATAAGTCTCATGCTGCTTGATTATCTCCGCCCCAAACATAGTTTTGATGTCTTCTTGTAGTGCATGTGGTGTGTTTCgactaaaaaagagagaagtttTCTCCCTATTTAGCTTTTGTCCTGAAGCAAGTTCATATGTTTCCAAGATATGTGTGAGGTGGCTGCATTCTTCTAAGGTTGCTTGGCAAAAGATGATACTATCATCGGCGAAGAAGAGGTGTGAGATATGTGGGCCTTGTGGGCAGGCAGCGACACCTCGGAGAGCACCAGTGCTTGTGGCTTTGCGAAGTAGGGCTGAAAGTCCTTCtgcacaaaacaaaaacaagaagggggaAATGGGGTCCCCTTGCCTCAAACCCCGAGTAAGGGTGATGTGGCCTCAGGGTTTGCCGTTAATCTTTATAGAGTAGGTAACAGATGTAACACATTGCATCATGAGGTTAACCCATCTACTATTGAAGCccattttatacataatattttCCAAGAAACTCCACTCTACCCTATCAAAAGCCTTACTCAAATCAAGCTTTAAGGCCATTTCCCCAACCCGACCGTTTCTCTTTTGGTTTAGATGGTGCATTGTTTCAAAAGCAACTAGGACATTGTCAGTGATGAGACAGTCAGACATAAAAGCGCTTTGGTTTTCCCCGATGATGTGAGGGAGGAAGCGTTTTAGTCGGTTTGCAAGGACTTTGGAGGCCAATCTGGAAATGACATTGCTTAGGCTGATGGGTCGGTATTGAGTTACCTTGGTGGGATTTTTTATCTTTGGGATGAGGGTGATGTGTGTCTCATTAAAGTTAGGAGGGATGATGCCATCATTTCAAAAGTTTAGAACAGCAGTCGTAACACACTCACCAGATAAAGACCAAAAATACTGGTAGAAAAGAGGGGGCATGCCATCGGGTCCCGGGGATTTCTTTGGATGCATGTGCTTCAAAGCTCTGTGGACCTCTTCTGCTTGAAAAACCTGGGTTAAGAAACTGTTCATCTCAGCAGTGACCACTGGTTGGACGGCATCAATAGTAGCTGAGAAATCGGTGGGCCCATTTGTAGTGAAAATGTTGGAGAAATAGTCTAGGATAATGTCTTCCATGACCTGGTCGTCTTCTTGCCAAACGCCGTTGGAATCACATATGCCTTTAATAAAGTTTCGGTCTCTTCGGTTTGAGGCTTTTTGGTGAAAGAAGTGGGTGTTACGGTCGCCATCAGTGATCCATTGAGTTCTTGATCGTTGGTGCCACATAGTGTTTTCAGTGTCCAGCCAGTTGTTAAGAGCGGAGCGAACCTCTTGAATCTCCGCTGAATTCTGGCTAGCATTCAACTCGAGACACTGGAGCTTCTTTTCAAGTCTCGAAATCTGTCTTCCCACGTGGCCGAATTCTAGCTTGTTTCAAGTTGTCAAACGCTCGCGGCAACTGTCAAGGCAGTTCGTAATTTGAGCGTCGTCAGGTTTGAAAAGGCCATCTTGCCATGCGTCTTGGACGACCTCAGCACAACGAGGATCACGCAGCCACATCGCTTCAAAGCGGAACAGCCGGCCCAAAGGACGTGGACTGGCAATGGGCGGACGAAAGCGGATAGAGAGTAGGGAGTGATCCGAGGTGGACATTGGAATATGATGAACAGTAGTGCCAGGGAAGAGAGAACACCAACCAATAGTAGCTAGTGCTCGGTCTAATCTGATGTGTATGCGACCTTCTATAGGATGATTTCTTGACCAGGTGAAATGAGACCCAATATAACCAAGGTCGAGGAAGCGGCAATGGTGGATGACTGTGTGGAAGCGATCCATCTGTCTGGCTGGCCTTAAAGCGCCACCTAGTTTCTCTGAGCGTTTAACTATTTCATTGTAGTCCCCCACGCAGAGCCAAGGGAGGGTATTGTATCGGCCCAAGGATTCAAGTAGGGTCCAGGTTTCTTCCCGTTTGCTTGTATCAGGTTGTCCATAGAAGCCAGTGAGCCTCCATGTCAGTCCTGTAGTTTTACATACAACATGGGCATCAATAAACCAacgagaaatttttttgatatgtaCCTTTGCATCAGATTTCCAAAGGAGTGCAAGACCGCCACTTGAGCCTTTGGAGGAGACTGCAATACCCTGATTATAAGCACAACCCTGTTTCTTAGCATTCAACTGATCGGTGGTGAGCTTTGTCTCCATGAGGAAGACACATATGGGATCTTCTTTGTCCAATGCTCGTAGAAGAGCATTAACTGTCcgggggttcccaagcccccggcAGTTCCAATTGAGGATACTCATTATGTCCGGCGGTGCTGCGTAGCAGACACCGCCGATCCCAGGTTTTCTGCAAAAAGTTTGTTGAGTGTTTCTTGTCAAGAGAGTTGCTATCCAGAGTTGTTGTTTTAGAGTTTTTTCGTTTGAGGTCTTTTGCATGCACGTCATGGGTTTGTGAAGGTAGTGTATTGGGTGGTGGGACAAGTCTTTTCCAAGTTTTTAGCTTTGGCTCATTTATTGGTGCTGAAGTGGAGGAGGGCAAATTTTCTGTAGTTATCATGGGGTCTGACATGTTGGAATGGTTAAAAGAATGGTTTTTGGAATTATGCATGTGTTCAGGTGTGGCTTTATTTGGTGTAATTAATGGGAGTGAATGTGGGTGTATGACGTTATCATTTTGCGTAACGTCTGGGATTGTGCCGCCTGAATTCCGTGTAGGTGGGGTATTTAATTCTTGGTCAATCACATTAATGTGACAGTTGAAAAGA
This portion of the Castanea sativa cultivar Marrone di Chiusa Pesio chromosome 7, ASM4071231v1 genome encodes:
- the LOC142644317 gene encoding uncharacterized protein LOC142644317 — protein: MDDLTRRWARLSLHSTEQKLVNLTPEIESNNKVLVAKLFTKRRVNVEALSRTLRSMWRSIQNFEVRDLGLNTVLILFDNETDPMKILAQGPWSFDKYLIGLYKPKEEESVDDATFTNASFWMQIHGLPLRRMNRANAEAIRTTLGTLEQVDVSSTGECHGRYIRVRVNIDISKPLCRGRFVNVGDQDPQWISFQYERLPIYCYECGLLNHDERDCQLLTDNSDTSSTDNQQYGPWLRATMTNIQQPQLVTNKTPPSTKPPRTPRPTPLPQHIPPYPPPQYASPCPPPQNTPPSPPPKQPTFLTNTPTPPPHKATPTPETETPQFPVNHNDAPNSTDILSNPNLFNCHINVIDQELNTPPTRNSGGTIPDVTQNDNVIHPHSLPLITPNKATPEHMHNSKNHSFNHSNIKPGIGGVCYAAPPDIMSILNWNCRGLGNPRTVNALLRALDKEDPICVFLMETKLTTDQLNAKKQGCAYNQGIAVSSKGSSGGLALLWKSDAKVHIKKISRWFIDAHVVCKTTGLTWRLTGFYGQPDTSKREETWTLLESLGRYNTLPWLCVGDYNEIVKRSEKLGGALRPARQMDRFHTVIHHCRFLDLGYIGSHFTWSRNHPIEGRIHIRLDRALATIGWCSLFPGTTVHHIPMSTSDHSLLSIRFRPPIASPRPLGRLFRFEAMWLRDPRCAEVVQDAWQDGLFKPDDAQITNCLDSCRERLTT